A genomic segment from Anas platyrhynchos isolate ZD024472 breed Pekin duck chromosome 5, IASCAAS_PekinDuck_T2T, whole genome shotgun sequence encodes:
- the C5H11orf58 gene encoding small acidic protein has product MSSARDSQPQHGLKRAASPDGSSSWEAADLGNEERKQKFLRLMGAAKKEHTGRLVIGDHRSTSHFRTGEEDKKMNEELESQYQQSMDSTMSGRNRRHCGLGFSEFQEGEEEAAGHSSEHESSDDSESGSESEQDESAEELQAAEKHDEAEVPENKKEAKSNYKMMFVKASGS; this is encoded by the exons ATGAGCTCGGCGCGGGACTCGCAGCCTCAGCACGGCCTCAAGCGAGCGGCCTCGCCCGAT ggctccagcagctgggaggcGGCCGACCTGGGCAACGAGGAGCGCAAGCAGAAGTTCCTGCGGCTGATGGGCGCCGCCAAG AAGGAGCACACCGGGCGCCTCGTCATCGGGGACCACCGCTCCACGTCGCACTTCAGGACAG GGGaagaagacaagaaaatgaatgaagaaCTGGAGTCGCAGTACCAACAGAGCATGGACAGCACCATGTCTGGACGAAACCGGCGCCATTGTGGACTTGGTTTCAGTGAG TTTCAGGAGGGTGAAGAAGAGGCAGCTGGACACTCCTCTGAACACGAGAGTTCAGACGACTCCGAAAGTGGCTCTGAGTCAGAGCAAGACGAgtctgcagaggagctgcaagCTGCTGAGAAGCATGATGAAGCTGAggttccagaaaacaaaaaagaagcaaaaagcaatTATAAGATGATGTTTGTTAAAGCTAGTGGTTCATAA